Genomic segment of uncultured Desulfobacter sp.:
CACCCTTCATAGTGTCAACGGATTCCCCAAACAGTATCAGCATCACTGCCGACACGCTTAATATCGATCCACTTTTGACTGCGCAGCAAAACGACACATCTGCCGACACCCGCCCCCTGGTAAAACAAAAACAAATTTTTTTAAACATCGACACATTGGGGTATGGCCAGCGTGTATACCAACAAGTTAAAGCCAAAGTAACGGTAAACCACCCGGTCATGGATATAGATATTTCCCATGCGCTTTTTTGCAACCTGGACCTTTCCGGCCAAATCACCATTGATCACGCCGGGGATAAACCAAAGGTTTCAACCCATATTCTGTTAAATGCGGATCAGGAAAAGGATGTGGCCCTTTCAATCGGCTGCCTGACAGGCAGTGAAAGTGTCATCGAAGGCAGCTATACACTGGGCGGAGAGCTTTCCGGCGTTGCCCAGACATTGAGCCAGGTAGAATACAAGCAGAACGGACACCTTGAATTTAAGGCCCAGTCCGGCCGTATATTTAAAGCCACACTGCTTTCACGGCTTTTATCAATGCTCAACATCTTAGGAGATACGGATTTACAGCAACAAGGGTTCGGATTTAAGACGTTTACGGCCGAAGCAGAGGTAAAAGATAGTGTGGTACATATCAATAAAGCCTTTATTGACGCGGACAATATGGCCATCATCGCCGAAGGCTGGGCTGATCCGCTCAATGATGCCCTGGATATCACCCTTCTGGTGGCCCCGTTTAAAACCATTGATACCATTATCAAATATATTCCCATCGTAAATACGATTCTCAACGGCCGCCTTGTCTCTTTGCCGGCCAGGGCCTATGGAAAAATTTCAGATCCCACAGTCATCCCGCTTCATCCCTCGGCAGTGGGCAAAGGATTGCTGAACCTGCTCGGGGATCTGATCAAAACACCCGGCCGCCTGATTGACGAGATCAAAGATGATAAAAAATAACCCGGGCATCTTTTCACAAAAAATTAATTTACCCTATTCCGCGTTAACCATTGGCGGACGGGTCAAGTTGGACTGGCTTTTAAACATATTCCAGGACGCAGCCGCGGCCCAGTGTCATGCGTTAGGGATTTCCGGATTTGACATGGCCAAAAAGCATCTTAAATGGGTGGTGGCCCAATACCGTGTACAGATCCACACCCCCATAGACTGGATGATGCCCCTGGTTGTTCAGACATGGCGCGCACCCTGGAAAAACTTATATGAAATCAGGCAATTCAGGCTGATGTCTGAACCCGTAGCCCCCCTTGAAACGCCCAGTCATCTGGTGACCGCCTCAAGTATCTGGATATTAATAAAGGCGGCGAACAATAAGCCGGTAAGGCTGGCACCACATATGCCGGTCTCTTTAATGACCTGCCGCCCTGCCAAGGAATCGATCAAGCGGATCAAACCCGGTGCGGATCTCACCCATGTTGATTATGAATGCAGCTTTCCCGTTCATTTCCTGGATCTGGATCCCAACGAGCACGTCAATAACCCTGTGTATGTCAGATGGGCGGTGGAATCCTTACCAGACAATTTAAACTTTGAGTATACACCTGTCTCATGTGACGTAATCTACCAAAAACCGGCGCTGCCGGCAGATACCGTATTAAGCCGAATTTCAATGAATGTTGACAATGAGATGCTGTTCACCGACCATGTCATTGTCCGGCAGATATCAAATGAACCCCTGGCGCACCTGATGATCGCCTGGGAAAAAACGGGCCGCCGGAGCCTATTTCACATGCCACCCACGGGCCGACCTGACGGACTTGGCTGACCTGGCTGACCTGGCTGACCTGGCTGATCATAGGCGATCCGTCCAAGGCTCACCCCACAACAAGACATAGCAATAATTTACCAACAAATTGGAACTATCATACGAAAAATGACCGTTGAAAACGCATACAGAAAGGCTTTGGGGTATCTGTCAAAAGCGCCGAAAACCATCCACCAGATGAAAGAATATCTAACAGGTAAAGGATATACCACGGACATTATCGAACAGGTTGTTGTACAGTTGGTAGATTTTAACTACCTGGATGACAAAGCCTTTGCACACCAGTTCATTGAAAGCCGGATTCGCTTCAAACCCAAATCCGTATTTGCCCTTGGATTTGAGCTGCGGAAAAAAGGCATTGATCCGGCCCTGACCCAGGA
This window contains:
- a CDS encoding regulatory protein RecX is translated as MTVENAYRKALGYLSKAPKTIHQMKEYLTGKGYTTDIIEQVVVQLVDFNYLDDKAFAHQFIESRIRFKPKSVFALGFELRKKGIDPALTQELLADYNDEELALKAIEPKKQAWAQLDELECQKKMMNFLRYRGFDYNAYQTAWQAFQTEIKGHTPHN
- a CDS encoding acyl-ACP thioesterase domain-containing protein gives rise to the protein MIKNNPGIFSQKINLPYSALTIGGRVKLDWLLNIFQDAAAAQCHALGISGFDMAKKHLKWVVAQYRVQIHTPIDWMMPLVVQTWRAPWKNLYEIRQFRLMSEPVAPLETPSHLVTASSIWILIKAANNKPVRLAPHMPVSLMTCRPAKESIKRIKPGADLTHVDYECSFPVHFLDLDPNEHVNNPVYVRWAVESLPDNLNFEYTPVSCDVIYQKPALPADTVLSRISMNVDNEMLFTDHVIVRQISNEPLAHLMIAWEKTGRRSLFHMPPTGRPDGLG